A region of the Kiloniellales bacterium genome:
CCGGATAAGCCTTCAATTGCAGTGTTGGCTTTCGAGAACCTAAGGGGCGGTCCGCAGCAGGATCATCTGAGCGACGGAATCAGCGACAGCATCATTACGACGCTTGCAAAGGTTCCGGACCTTTTCGTGATCGCTCGAAATTCTTCCTTTACCTACAAAGGTAAGACAACAGAACTACGTTCTGTCGCCGAGGAGTTGGGAGTCCGCTATATCCTAGAAGGAACTCTGCAAACTCAGGATGAAAAGATCCGCGTCACGGCACAACTGATCGACGCCTTAACGGGAGAGTACCTTTGGGCCGAGATCTACGATCGCGGAATCACAGAGATCTTGTCCCTTCAGGACGACATCAGCAAGCACGTGGCAACCGCCCTACAGATCAACCTAACTCTAGGCGAAACCGCCACCCTGTATAGCGGATCGACCAACAGTCCTCGAGCCTGGAAGTACCACGCGGAGGCGCGCAGCATATTCCTTCGGCTCACACCCGAGGACAATGCAAAAGCACAGCGAATGCTTGAGCAGGCGCTGACTTTCGACCCTAAGTATACCTCGGCGCTGGTGACCTTGGGTTGGACTTATCGCAACCAAGCGCGATTTAGGTGGAATAGTGACCCGACAATGTCATACGCCAGAGCGGTGGAGTTAGCGAAAGAGGCCTTAGCGCAGGACGCGGGTTATTCGGACGCCTACGTCCTACTAGGAGACGTGATAGCCAATCGTGATCGCGATTACGCCAAGGCAATACCATTGATCAAGAAAGCCATCAGCTTGCATCCGGGCGTGTCTGGTCACCAGGGAATGCTCGGTTTCCATCTGATACTGGCTGGGCGACCGAAGGAAGCCATCCCACACTTGAAAATCGCGATGCGTCTCAGCCCCTTCTATGCGGTTTGGCTTCCGAACATGCTGGGCCGTGCCTATCAGTTGATCGGGGAGAATGAAAAGGCGATCGCTGCCTTCAAAGAGGTTCTTGAACGGGTCTCAATCGGACTGGATGCGAGTTCCGCTCATGCTTGGCTAGCACTCGCTCACGCCGAGGAGGGCAGAGAGGCAAGTGCCCGACGACACATGGAGTCGGCTCTTGAAATCAACCCGACCGCTTCAGTCAAGCAATACAGACGTCGTTTCGATTTCGAGGAACCGGCCCTTCTTCAACGCCGGATCGAAATCTGGCGTAGATTGGGTTTGCCGGAATGACCAGATTGGCTGCTACCGATACCCTGGGACAAAAAACTAGTCCAGCCTAACTCTGGAGCCTTTCCCAAACCAGATGTGCCACGCACTGCCGTGATTTCGAGGAAGCGATAAACGCGCTTCCCCCCAACCGCCCCAACGCCTCGCCGGTCAGCGTATAGGTGACCTCCCAGCTCTGGCACGTGCCGACGACCTCCTAGAAGGCGCGGGCCGGTTCAAAGCTCGGTTCAAGGGAAGCCGACATCGCCGTTCCAGCGCCTGCTTCGGGGGCACGTGCAGGGGTCGGCGATCGGCCGGTCGCAGCTTCGATGAGTAGTTCGACAGATTTTGCCGCCGGTTCGTGCTAGCCTGGGGCCGTTTGGTAAGTGAGTCGAAGGGGGAGAACTCACAGGCCATGACACAAGGGCAAGCGAACACACACGACCTGGCCATCGTCTTCATCGATGTTTGCGACAGCACGGGGATCTTCGAACGCCAGGGCGACCTGCAGGCTCGGTCGCTGATCCAAGCCTTCCTGATCGATTGCGCGGCCGTCGTGGAGACGGACGGCGGTCGGGTCGTCAAGTCGCTGGGCGACGGGCTCATGTGTACCTTCGCGGGCGCCGAGTCTGCCCTGGCCGGGGCGCGCGCCGTGCAGAGAATGGCCAAGGGCGGCGATCTGCAGATTCGCGTCGGCTTCCACGTCGGTCCGGTGATCGAAAGCGACAGCGACGTGTTCGGCGACGCCGTGAATGTCGCCGCGCGCGTCTCCTCCGTCGCGAAGCCGGACGAGACCCTCTTTACCGAAGCGGTCGTGGAGTGCCTGCCGGCGGCGATCCGCGCCGGCACCCGCTTCCTCCAGGAGGTGATGCTGAAGGGCAAAACCGAAGCGACCAGGATCTACGGGCTGGTGCCTCTCGAGGCCGATGGCACCATGATGTTCCAAGGCGCACAGACGGTGTCCCGGGCCGAGCGGCATCTCAGCCTTTACTATCGTGGGCAACGACTGGAAGTGCGCGGCAGCGAGAAGCTCTGGATGGGCCGCGAGGATCAGTGCGACCTCGTTGTCGAAGGCGACCTCGTCTCCCGCCGTCATGCCACCATCGAGGTCAAGGACGACCGCTACACCCTGACCGATCAGAGTTCGAACGGCACCTTCGTCGTGCTCGCCGACGACCGGCGGCTCTGTCTCAAGCGCGAGCACGTCCAGCTGGTGGGCTCGGGCCAGATCTCACTGGGCCAATCGCCGGACGACAACGAAGGAGACCTAATCGGGTTCCAAGTGGAGTGAGCGCCGCCGCCGACTGTTCTTGGCGCCGAAGTCGGCCCGATCGACGGGACGCGCAGTCGCAAAGCCGCTACTCCCCCGCCAAACGCCCCAGCGCCTCCTCCGTCAGCGTATAGGTGACCTCGCGACTCTGGCCCATGCCGATCGCTTCGTAGAACGCGCGCGCGGGGTTGTTGTCCAGCACCTTGAGCTCGACGCGGCAGCAGTCGCGCGCCGCCGCCCGGCGGCAGACCAGGGCGAACAGGGCGCGGGCGATGCCGTCGCGCCGCGCCCAGGGCTGCACGAAGAGGTCGTTGACGTGGAGGCAGGGCCGGCCCTTGTAGGTCGAATAGGTCGTGAAGAAGGTGGTCAGACCCGCGGGCCGTCCCTCCAGGCTGGCCACCACGGCCTCGTAGGCCGGCTCGCGGCCGAAGACGTCGCGCTCGACGTCGGCCTGGGTCGCGGCGAAGGCGGCGCCCTCGCCGACCTCCTCGGCCAGGGCGCGCAGCATCTGGTGGACCGCGAAGGCGTCGCCCAGGGTCGCGTCCCGCAGGACGAGCCCGCTCACAGCCCGAGGCTCCTCTGGCTTGCCTCCTCCCGGGTCTCCTCCTGCGCTTCCGCCTCGTCGCCCTGCAGCCCCTCGAAGCCGCGCAGGAAAGCCTGGAGGTTGGCGCCGAGCGCCTCGTTGAGGTAGCCGCCCTCCTGGACCAGCACGGTGGGCAGGTCGAGGCCGGCCAGCACCCCGGCGATGCGCCCGAAGCCCTCGGTGGTGATCGCCAGGCCCTTGAAGGGATCCCCCTCGTGGGCGTCGAGCCCGAGGGCGACGACGAGGCCGTCGGGCGCGAAGGCCTCGACCCGCTTCATGGCGATCGCCAGCGCGTCGAGATAGTCGTCGTCCCCCGTGCCGCGCGGCAGTGGCAGGTTCAGGTTGGCGCCCTCGCCCGGCCCCTCGCCGCGCTCGGAGGCATAGCCCCAGTGGAAGGGGTAGAAGCGTTCCGGGTCGGCGTGCAGCGACACGGTCAGCACGTCGGCGCGGCGGTAGAAGATCCCCTGGGTGCCGTTGCCGTGGTGCAGGTCGACGTCGACCACGGCGACCCGCTCGAAGCCGAGGCGCAGGTGCTGGGCGGCGATCGCCGTGTTGTTCAGGAAGCAGAAGCCGCCGGCCATGTCGGCGAAGGCGTGGTGGCCGGGCGGGCGGCAGAGCGCGTAGGCGGACCGAGCGCCGCCTAGAACCAGCTCGGCCGCCTGCACGGCGCAGTTAGCGCTGGCCCGGGCCGCGCCCCAGGTGCCCTCGTTGATCGGGCAGGCCGTGTCGGCCATGTGGTAGCCCGCCTGCCCGACCGCCGAGGCCGGATAGCCGGCGCCGCGGCCGTTGGGGTGGACGTTGGGCACGACCTCGTCCGAGGCCCCCTCGATACGCCGCCAGCGGGCGTGGATGTGCTCGAGGAACTGCAGGTACTCCGCCGTGTGGACCGCCGCGAGCGGCCCGCACCCGAAGTCCTGCTCCGGAACCTGGGTCTCGTGCCCGTCGTCTTCCGCGGCCTTCAGCAGCGCCTCGGCCCGCGCCGGCACCTCGGGACTCTCCTGGCGCGTGCCGTTGACCAGGAAGAACCGCGGCACGTGGCGGCTGTGCTCGGGTGAATGGACGACCTTCATCCCCTGTCTCGCCTAGTGTCGATGCCCGCGCCGCTATGCAAACCCATGGCGGGACTTCCGGCAAGTGCCCCTTTGCGCCCGCGGGGCGACCCTGGCATAGCTAGCTTCCATGAAAACCGAGAAGATCACGGTGGTCGGGGCCGGCGTCGTCGGCCTGTCCTGCGCGCTCTACCTGCAGCGCGCGGGCCGCGAGGTCACGGTGATCGACCGCCTGGGGCCCGGCGAGGCCTGCTCCTTCGGCAACTGCGGCGGCATCGCGGTCACCGAGTTCATGCCCCTGTCGCAGCCGGGCCACTTCGCCAAGGTGCCCGGCTGGCTGCTCGATCCCCTGGGGCCGCTGGCGGTGCGCTGGCCCTACCTGCCGTGGCTGCTGCCCTGGCTGCTGCGGTTCCTGAGGGCCGGCACGAAGAAGCGGGTCGCCGAGGTGGTGGCCGCCGCGGCGCCGCTGTCGCACAGCACCTGGGACGACCTGCTGCCCCTGCTGAAGTCGGCCGGCGTCGAGGACATGGTCGCGCCCGACGAGTGCCTGACCCTCTACGGCAGCGAGGCCGAGTACCGGGCCGACCGGGACAAGTGGGCCTTCTGCGAGATCCACGGCTTTCCCCACGAGACGCTGCCCGGCGAGGAGCTGCGCCAGCTCGAGCCGGACCTGGCGCCCGATTTCGCCCGCGGCGTGATCAACAAGGGCTGGCGCCACGTGCACGACCCCTTCCGCCTGGTCCAGGCCTTCGCGGAAGACTTCTCGCGCCAGGGCGGCGCCCTGAAGCGCGGCGAGGTGCGGGGAATCGAAGCGGCGGAGGCTGGGGTCCGGGCGCTCCGCCTGGCCGACGGCACGCAGGAGCCGGTCGAGAGCCTGGTGATCGCCGGCGGCGCCTGGTCGCACCGGCTCGCCCGGCAGATCGGCGACCGGGTGCCGCTCGAGGCCGACCGGGGCTACCACACGACGATCGCCGATCCGGGGGTCAGCCCGCGGCGGCAGATCGTCCATCCGGCCCAGGGCCTGGCGATCACGCCCCTGGAGATGGGGCTCAGGATCGGCGGCTCGGTCGAGCTGGGCGGCCTCGACGCGCCGCCGAACTACGCCCGCGCCCGCGCCCAGGTCGAGCGGGCCAGGCGGATCTATCCGGGCCTGAAGAAGACCGAGGGCAGCCGCTGGATGGGCCCCCGCCCCTCCCTACCCGACTCCCTGCCGGTGATCTCGCGGGCGACCCGGGCGCCCAACGCCTACTACGCCTTCGGCCACGGCCACCTGGGCCTGACCTGGGCCGCGACCACGGGCCGCCTGATCGCCGAGCTGGTCACCGGCAAGGAGCCCGGCATCGACCTGGCCCCCTACAGGGTGGATCGGTTCTAGCGGGCTGGAGGGACGCCGAGCCCGTGATCGCGGTCATCCTTCGACAGGGGGCGAAGCCCGGCGCTGCGCGCGGATGAGGGTATGTTCTGGATACACCTCGCCCTCACCCTGAGCTTGTCGAAGGGTGATGGTGCCGACTGGACGCGCCTTTTGGCGGCCGACAAGTTGGGGCTTGATTGTCGGCTGAAGGTTCTCCAATTATTGAGCACCACTGGCACTTGGTTTTTCGGGCCGACCTGGATCTCCTTCGAGGTTGACGGCCTGTGCCTTGGTTTAACTCCGATAACCTGACCGATCTTTTCGCCGGCGAGAGCTTCTCGCTGCGCGGCGTTCGCGTCCCGGCCTGCACGGTGGGCGCGGCCGGGCTGCCGGCGGCGGGGGACGGGCTGGTCTCGGCGGACCTCGCGGTTGCCGGCAGCAGGATCGACTGGATCGGCGCGCCCGGCCAGAAGAGCGACCTGCCGCCCGGGCCGGACCTGGCCGGCGCGCTGGTCTGGCCCCGGCCGCTCGACTGCCACACCCACCTGGACAAGGGCCAGGTCTGGGCGCGCAGCCCGAACGCCGACGGCAGCTTCGCCGCGGCGGGACGGGCGGCCGAGGCCGACGGGGAGCGCTACCAGGACGGCGCCGACATCGCGGCCCGGGCGGGCTTCCAGCTGGCCGCGGCCCACGCCCACGGCACCGCCGCGCTGCGCAGCCACGTGGACGGCAACCGGGCGGTCTTCGACCGGGCCTTCGAGGTCCTGGGCGACCTCGCCGAGACCTGGCGCGACCGTCTCACGCTCCAGCTCTGCCCCTTCACCGGCCCCGAGGAGCCGGCCGACTGGGTCGAGCACCTGGCCGCCAAGGCGGCGACGCGCAGGCCGGGCATCCTCAGCGGCTTCCTCTACACGACGCCGGGCCTGGAGGACTTTCTGGAGCGCATGATCGCCCTGGCGGAAGACCACGGCCTGGCGCTCGACTTCCACGCCGACGAGAACCTCGACCCCGAGTCCCACTGCCTCAGGGCCGTCGCCGAGGCGGTCCTGCGGACCGGTTTCGAGGGCCCGGTCCTGGTCGGCCACTGCTGCGCGCTTTCCGTGCAGCCGCGCGCGGAGATGGACCGGACGCTGGACCTCGCCGCCGAGGCCGGGCTCGGCATCGTGGCCCTGCCGCTGACCAACGCCTACCTCCTGGACCGCCGGAGCGCGGAGTCGCCGCGCACCCGCGGCCACGCCCCGGTCGAGGAGATCCGCCGGCGCGGCATCCCGGTCGCGCTGGCTTCCGACAACGTGCGCGACGGCTACTACGCCTACGGCGACCTCGACGTGCCCGAGCTGTTCCGCGACGCCGTGCGCATCATGCAGCTCGACCACCCGGTCGGCGACTGGGCCTCGGCGGTCACCACGGTGCCCGCCGACCTCATGGGCCTGGCGGGCGCGGGCCGCATCGCCGCGGGCGGACCGGCGGACCTGGTGATCTTCCGGGCGCGGAACTGGAGCGAGTTTGTCTCGCGCCCGCTTTCCCGGCGTGTGATCCTGTCCGGGGGACGCCCGGTCGAGACCGCACCGCCGGACTACGAAGACTTGGACGACTTGAAGGGAATGGAGCCATGAGCCGCATCGCAGCGCTGACCGAGAGACTGGGCGACGTGCCGATCACCACCAACGAGCGGACCGTCAAGGGCAAGAGCCGCGACGCCTTCTGGTACTCGCCGCTGCTCAAGGCGCAGCTCGAGAACGTCCGGGCCGAGGCCGTGGTCTCGCCGCGCGACGAGGGCGAGCTGCTCAAGCTGCTGGCGGCCTGCTGGGCGCTCGACATCCCGGTCACGGCCCGGGGCGGCGGCACGGGCAACTACGCCCAGGCGGTGCCGCTCGCCGGCGGCGTGGTGCTCGACATGAAGTCGATGAACCGGATCGTGTCGATCGGCGACGGCGTGCTGGTCGCCGAGCCGGGCGCGATCCTGAGCAAGATCGAGGAGGAGACCCGGGCGGCGAGCAACCAGGAGCTGCGCATGCATCCCTCGACCCGGGAGACCGCGACGATCGGCGGCTTCATCGCCGGCGGCTCGGGCGGCGTCGGCTCGGTCCGCTGGGGCATGCTGCGCGAGCCGGGCAACATCCTGCGGCTGCGCCTCGCGACCCTCGAGGAGGAGCCGCGCCTGATCGACCTGACCGGCGACGAGATCGGGCTGGTGCACCACTCCTACGGGGTCAACGGCATCATCACCGAGGTCGAGATGCCCCTGGCCCCGGCCCAGAACTGGGTCGACCTGCTGATCAGCTTCGACGACTGGGCGGGCGCGCTCAAGGCCGGCTGGGAGATCGCCCACCACGAAGGGCTCTGGCTGAAGGAGCTGGCGGCGGTCCAGGGGCCCGCGCCGCACAAATACTTCGCGCGCCACCGCAAGTACCTCGAAGAGGGCGATTCCCTGCTCTGCGTCATGGCGGCGCCCAACGCCGTCGCGCCGCTGATCGGCGAGGCCGAGAAGCGGGGCGGCCGGATGGTCTACCGCTCCGACAGAGCGAGCGACGAGGAGAAGCGGGGCCTGCCGCCGCTCTATCACCTGACCTGGAACCACACGACCCTGCAGGCGATCAAGGCCGACCAGACGATCACCTACCTCCAGGTAGGGACGCCGGCCTCGGACCCGCTCGGCGCCTTGTCGCAGATCGCCGAGCGCTTCCCCGAGGAGATCGTCGGCCACGTCGAGTACACCCGGGCCGGCGGCAAGACCTACGCCAGCTTCCTGCCGCTCTACCGCTTCACCACCGAGGAGCGGCTGAACCAGGTCGCCCAGGAGCTCGAGGACCTCGGCTGCCCCTGCTACAACCCCCACGCCTACACCTACGAGGAGGGCAACCGGAGCGACGCCGACCCGGCGCGTCTGGCCCTGAAGCGCGAGACCGACCCCAAGGGGCTGATGAACCCGGGCAAGATGATCGGCTGGGAGAACCCGGACTACGCCTACGACCCGACCGGATCCTACGTCTATCCCGGGATCAAGCGGGCGGCGCCATGAGGAGCCTGACCCCCGCCGGGATCCACCCGCCCTTCGCGGCCTACGCCCACGGCGTCGAGGCCTTCGCCCGGCGGCTGGTCGTCACCTCGGGGCAGCTCGGCATCAGCGCCGACGGCGTGATCCCGGAGACCGCCGAGGGTCAGGCCGACCTCTGCTTCGCCAACATCGACGCGATCCTGGGCGAGGCCGGGCTCAGCCGGGCGCAGATCCTGCGGATCAACGCCTACGTGACCGACCGAAGCCACATGGCCGGCTACATGGCCGCGCGGGACCGCTACCTGATGGTGCTGACCGAGCGGCCGGCCTCGACACTCATGATTGTTTCGGGTTTCAACCGGCCGGAATTCCTGGTCGAGATCGAGGCCCTGGCCGCGGAGGAAGACGCGGCAAGTCCGCACCATCACCCTTCGACAAGCTCAGGGTGAGGGTGAGATCTGTCAAACACTGTCCCTCATCCTGAGCCTGTCGAAGGATGACGGGAATCAAGGGCGCTAAAGCTCTCAAGAACCTGATAGCCGCCGAGGAGGTTTGAAGTGCCGAGCAGACGATTCTGGCGCGAGATGCCGATGACAGAGTTCCAGGGCGACCTCTCCGAGTGGATCGCCGTCCTGCCGATCGCCGCGATCGAGCAGCACGGGCCGCACTTGCCGGTCGGTGTCGACGCCTTCATCGCCGAGGACATGGTGGCCCGCACGGCCGAGGCCCTGCCGGCGGAGAGCCCGGTGGTCTTCCTGCCGGTCCAGGAGATCTGCAAGTCCAACGAGCACATCACCTATCCCGGCACGCTGACGGTCGGCTGGGAGACGGTCATCCAGAGCTGGGTCGACATCGGCGAGAGCGTGGCCCGCGCCGGGGTGCGCAAGCTGGTCATCGTCACCAGCCACGGCGGCAACGTCTCGCCCATGGAGATCGTCGCCCGCGAGCTGCGCGCGCGCCTCGCCATGATGGTGGTCACCACGAGCTGGGGCCGCCTCGGCAAGTGGCGCGAGATCTACAACTACGGGCCCGACTACACCGACATCCACGGCGGCACGAGCGAGACCTCGGTGATGCTGGCGTTCAGGCCCGAGCTGGTCGACATGGCCAAGGCCGAGGACTTCGCCAGCAGCCAGTCCGACATGAAGGCCCGCTTCAAGCGGCTCGGCTACCACTCCTCCGACGCCAACGTCTCCTGGCTGTCGGAAGACCTCAACCCCAAGGGCACCGTGGGCGACGCCTCGGCCGCCACGGCCGAGCTGGGCGAGAAGGACATCGCCTCCATGGTCGCCGGGTTCTGCGAGCTGATGCGTGAGGTCGAGGCCGCCGCGCCGCCGGCGCCGCGGGGCTGAAGGGGATTGCGATGGAAACCATGATCCTCTTCGCGCAGACCTGCCTGACGGCCTACCTGGCGGGCTGGCTGCTGCTCGGCGTGCGGGACAACATCCTCAATCCCTCGATGAACGAGACCTTCACCGCCGAGGTGCTGGAACTCAAGCGGCTGCGCGAGAACTTCCCCGAGGCCTACGAGCAGATCGAGGCGCGCCGGATCGACTCGCGCGGCTGGCAGCGCGCCGCCTTCCGCTTCATCGTCGTCTGCGAGACCCTGGCCTGCCTGCTGCTCTTGGTCGCGGTCGGCTGGATGGCCCTCGCCCTGGTCGGCCTGGCCGATCCCACGGCCGCCAAGACCGCGGCCATGGCCGGCGCGCTCGCCTTCACCTCGATCTGGTCGGGCTTCCTCGTGGTCGGCAACCACTTCGGCTACTGGTTCTGCCACGAGTGGGCCCAGAACACCCACTTCCAGCTGGCGCTCTGGGGCACCGGCGCGATGATCTTCCTGGCGCTGGGCTGAGGTTTTCAGTCGAGGCGTTCGATCGCCGTGCCTGGCCGCGCCAGCTCGTGCAACAGGTCATCCAGGTAGGTCTGGACCTCCGCTTCCGTGATCTCCGGCGGCACGACAAGGTCGCGCTCCGGGCGCCGCCGCTTCCCCTCGACGCGGTAGACCGCCCAAGCGCCGCCTTCACGCACCACCTCCAGCTCGTACCGTCCATAGATCCCGAACCTCATGCCGCCCCCGCCGAAATTCCGTTCCGCCGGCAAACCTGTACAGACCGATTGGATAGCTGACACTGTCGACAGTTTGCATCGCTGACGGCCCCTCTGGCCGGGTCGTGCCGGGCCAAAACCAAAAGGATTCACCACAGAGAACACAGAGAACACAGAGGAAAAACTAAAGTGTTTTCTGGCGCGCTTTGCGCGCAACCAACTCTTTCATTTGGTTCTCTGTGCTCTCTGTGTTCTCTGTGGTGAATCCTTTTTGGTTTCTCCCGTCGGGAGAGGGACAGGGTGTTTCGAGCATCGGGCCCTTTCCGGCTGTCATGGGGTACTTCAAGCCTTGGTTAGCCGCGCGGCATTCGCTATCAGTCTGGCATGCGGTGAGGTCCGACTAGAGGGGGAGCAGCCATGTCATCCGAGCAGCAAGTCGCCATCGTGACGGGAAGCGGCCGCGGCATGGGCGCCGCCGTCGCGCGGGAGCTGAGCCAGCGGGGCTATCAGTTGGCGCTGATGTCGCCGAGCGGCGGGGCCGAGGACCTGGCGGCGGAGCTGGGCGGGTTCGGCCTGCGCGGCTCGGTCGCCGAGCTGCCCGACCTGGAGTCCCTGGTCGAGAAGACGCTGGAGCGCTACGGCCGGATCGACGCCCTGGTCAATCACACCGGCGGGCCGCCCAAGGGCGACCTCCTGGAGATCACAGACCAGGACTGGCGCTACGGACTCGACCTGGTGGTGCTCCACGTGGTGCGGCTCTGCCGCCTGGTGACGCCGATCATGCAGAAGCAGGGCAAGGGCGCGATCGTCAACATCACGACCTTCTCGGCCTTCGAGCCGGACCTGCGCTTTCCCGTCTCCTCGGTGCTGCGCGCCGGGATCGGCAGCTTCGCCAAGCTCTACGCCGACCGCTACGCCAAGGACAACATCCGTATGAACTGCCTCCTGCCCGGCTTCATCGACAGCCTGGACCACAGCGAGGAGACCCGCGCCGGCGTGCCGCTCGGCCGCATCGGCACGGTGGACGAGATCGCCAAGACCGCGGCCTTCCTCCTGTCCGACGACGCGGGCTACATTACCGGCCAGAACATCCGGGTCGACGGCGGCGTGACGCGCCACGTCTAGACTGCATGCGCAGGCGTTGCTCCGACTTTCCGGAAGAAGGATCGAGCATGACCGCAGGCACCCCCGCGACCGCCGGTTGGCGCGACCATCCGCGCTATCCCGACCCGGCCATCGAGACCCTCGACGAGCGCTTCGAGCCCTACCGCATCTTCAGCGCGGCCGTGGAGCGGCTCTATACCGGGTGCCGCTGGTCGGAAGGGCCGGTCTGGTTCGGCGACGGGCGCTACCTGCTCTGGAGCGACATCCCCAACGACCGGATCCTGAAGTGGGAGGAGGAGACCGGCGCGGTCAGCGCCTTCCGCAGGCCTTCGAACTTCGCCAACGGCAACACGCGCGACCGGCAGGGCCGCCTGGTCACCTGCGAGCACGGGGGCCGGCGGGTGACCCGCACCGAGTACGACGGGACGGTCACGGTGCTGATCGACAGCTGGCAGGGCAAGAGGCTCAACTCGCCGAACGACGTGGTCGTGAAATCGGATGGATCGGTCTGGTTCACCGACCCGCCCTTCGGCATCCTCGGCAACTACGAGGGCCACAAGGCCGATCCCGAGCTCGAGCAGGGCGTCTACCGGATCGACGGCGAGAACGGCGAGGTCACGCTCCTGACCGCGGACGTCCTGGGGCCCAACGGCCTCTGCTTCT
Encoded here:
- a CDS encoding DUF2165 family protein, producing METMILFAQTCLTAYLAGWLLLGVRDNILNPSMNETFTAEVLELKRLRENFPEAYEQIEARRIDSRGWQRAAFRFIVVCETLACLLLLVAVGWMALALVGLADPTAAKTAAMAGALAFTSIWSGFLVVGNHFGYWFCHEWAQNTHFQLALWGTGAMIFLALG
- a CDS encoding SDR family oxidoreductase, whose protein sequence is MSSEQQVAIVTGSGRGMGAAVARELSQRGYQLALMSPSGGAEDLAAELGGFGLRGSVAELPDLESLVEKTLERYGRIDALVNHTGGPPKGDLLEITDQDWRYGLDLVVLHVVRLCRLVTPIMQKQGKGAIVNITTFSAFEPDLRFPVSSVLRAGIGSFAKLYADRYAKDNIRMNCLLPGFIDSLDHSEETRAGVPLGRIGTVDEIAKTAAFLLSDDAGYITGQNIRVDGGVTRHV
- a CDS encoding SMP-30/gluconolactonase/LRE family protein encodes the protein MTAGTPATAGWRDHPRYPDPAIETLDERFEPYRIFSAAVERLYTGCRWSEGPVWFGDGRYLLWSDIPNDRILKWEEETGAVSAFRRPSNFANGNTRDRQGRLVTCEHGGRRVTRTEYDGTVTVLIDSWQGKRLNSPNDVVVKSDGSVWFTDPPFGILGNYEGHKADPELEQGVYRIDGENGEVTLLTADVLGPNGLCFSPDEKILYVVESRGLPHRKILAYDVAENGREIGNKRVLIDAGPGGTPDGMRCDIDGNLWCGWGMGSEALDGVLVFAPDGTKIGRIALPERCANLCFGGPKRNRLFMAASQSLYALYVNTQGAPGG